TCATGGACGAGCCGATGGCGGGCGTGGACCTGGCCAGCCAGGAGGTGCTGGCGCGGACGCTCACGGAGCAGGTCGCGGCGGGTACGACGGTCCTGCTCGTCCTGCATGAACTGGGCCCCCTGGAGCCGCTGATCGACCGCGCGGTCGTCCTGCGCGACGGCTGTGTCCTGCACGACGGCCCGCCCCCGAAGGCGGTCGGCCAGCACGCGCTTCCAGGCCACGACCACGTCCACCCGCACGCGGCGCCGGACGCCGAACCGATCCGCACGGGACTGCTGAGCTGATGGAGATCCTCGACTACGCCTTCATGCAGCGGGCCCTGCTCGCCGCCGTCCTGGTCGGCGTCACCGCCCCCGCGATCGGCATCTACCTCGTCCAGCGCCGCCAGGCCCTGATGGGCGACGGCATCGGCCATGTCGCGATGACCGGCGTCGGCCTCGGCTTCCTCCTCTCCACCTCGCCGGTGTGGATGGCGACGGCGGTCGCGGTGATCGGCGCGGTCCTGATGGAGCTGATCCGCTGGTACGGCCGCACTCGCGGCGACGTCGCCCTCGCGATGCTCTTCTACGGCGGTATGGCCGGCGGCGTGATGCTCATCAACCTCGCGCCGGGCGGCTCCAACGCCAACCTGAACTCGTACCTCTTCGGCTCGCTCTCCACGGTCTCCGAGGACGACGTGACGGCGATCTGTCTGCTGGCGGCGTTCGTGGTGCTGGTCACCGTGGGCCTGCGCCGCCAGTTGTTCGCGGTCAGCCAGGACGAGGAGTTCGCGCGGGTCACGGGTCTGCCGGTGCGTGCGCTGAACCTGCTGACGGCGATCACGGCGGCGGTGACGGTGACCGTCGCGATGCGCGTGGTCGGGCTGCTGCTGGTGTCCGCGCTGATGGTGGTGCCGGTCGCCGCGGCGCAGCAGCTCAGCCGTAGCTTCGCGCTCACGTTCGCCATCGCGGTCGCGATCGGGGTGACCGTGACGATCGGCGGGACCGTGACGTCGTACTACCAGGACGTGCCGCCCGGCGCGACCATCGTGCTGCTGACCATCGCCGCGTTCATCGTGCTGACCGCGACGGCGGCTCCGCTGGCCCGGCGCCGCGCGCGGGCCCTCGCCGCCGCCCACCCCGCGGGAGACCCCGCGGAGTGTGCGATTCCGGCCAGCCGGGAACGCGACGGAAAGGTGGGAGTCTGACCGCGCACATGTCGGGCTGGCACAATGGCCCGGCACGGCAAGCGCAGATGTGAGTCGCTCGGTCGACACCGGCGCAAGCGCCCGGAGGCGACCGAGCAAAAAGGAGGAACCGGTGACGACCGCTGGACAGCCGGTGAAGGGCCGAGCCACCCGGCAGCGTGCCGCCGTGGCGGCGGCGCTCGACGAGGTCGACGAGTTCCGCAGTGCGCAGGACCTGCACGACATGCTGAAGCACAAGGGCGATTCCGTCGGCCTCACCACGGTCTACCGCACCCTGCAGTCCCTCGCCGAGGCCGGTGAGGTCGACGTCCTGCGCACCTCCGACGGCGAGTCCGTCTACCGTCGCTGCTCCACCGGCGAACACCACCACCACCTCGTCTGCCGCGTCTGCGGCAAAGCCGTCGAGGTCGAGGGCCCGGCCGTGGAGAAGTGGGCGGACGCGATCGCCGAGGAGCACGGTTACGTCAACGTGGCGCACACGGTGGAGATCTTCGGCACGTGTGCGGAGTGCGCGAGCACCTCCGGCGGTTGACTGAGCGTTTGGTCAGGTGATTCGTGTTTGGTCCCGGGTCAGGTTCCGCGCCAGTTCAGGGTGGTTCGCCGGTGAGTCTGCGGGCCATGAGGTGGATCATCGCTTCGGAGCGGTGCGGGGGGGGCGTTCGTAGTCGCGGGCGAGGCGTCGGTGGTGCATGAGCCAGCCGATGCTGCGCTCGATGGTCCACCGTCTCGGGATGATCGTGAACCCGCGGGCGCCGGGCGGGCGTTGGAGCGTGTTGGGAGCAGACAGGAGCAGTCGGAACGAAACGATTCCCAGGCGTCCCGGGCGGGTCGACTGCCCCATCAAGCACAGCGGCCCCTCCGCCGCAGGACTCTGGAAACGACACCAACTCGACCGAGACAGGACCAAACGCTCAGTCAGTGAGAGTTTGATGCTGATTCAAGACGGGTATTTCGACCTGCTTTGCCGCATTCATTGCCAACATGCACAGCCTGAAGTGCCGACGCCCAAAAGGTCGCGAAGGCACACGTAAGGTGCGGATCGATCCGAAGATTATTGGCCACCGGAGCGACTCGGCACCACAACCCATCGCCAAATACCCTCCCAGAGGGTGTGGGCTTTGTAATGGCACGGTGAACATGGGCCGCCAAAACCACCATCGCTGGGATCCCGCCGACCAGTCTCGGCGGCACCGTCATCGGTGCTCTGCGATGGCGGGGGCCAATTCTGACGCTGTCCACTGCTTGGCGGCAGGGTCTCCGGTACGATCCGGTTATGTCTGACGGACTTCCTTTGAGCGAGGTATTGGCGAGCCTTCGCAGGGAACTCGCTGTCGCTCACGGCCAACGTGATCCACTCATACCATTGCAGGTAAAGGAGATCGAGGTTGAGCTCACGGTCGAGGTGACCAAACAAGCCGCGGCCGACGCGGGTATCAGCTGGCTCGTGGTCGCGAAAGGAAGTAAAAATTCCGCGTCAACGCACTCTCATAAATTGACGCTCACTCTGGACCCCGGTTTCGTCGATTCCCACGCGAACCGGGGCGAGCTTCTGGTCACGCCCTCCGTGCTGATCCGGGATGACGACTGAAATGGCCGAGAACCTCGCGGCCCGAGTGGCCAAGATCAGATTCGAAACGGCCGACGGCCGAGTGTTCCTCGGCAGCGGGTTTCTGCTCGCCCGAGGCCTCGTCCTGACCGCCCGGCACATCGTGACGAAGGCGTCCGAGTACGACGCCGACGGCCGCGTTCCCGCGCGGCGGTTCACGGTCAAGCTGGAGGGATCCGCGTCGTCGGCGGCGGCGGTCACAGAGATCGTTCCGCTGGAGGCCGACGGTCTCGACGCCGCGCTGCTCATAGTCCCGGACCTGGACGAGCCCAGGGGCACCGCCACCCTCGGAGGCACCCACCA
This genomic window from Streptomyces sp. DG2A-72 contains:
- a CDS encoding metal ABC transporter permease translates to MEILDYAFMQRALLAAVLVGVTAPAIGIYLVQRRQALMGDGIGHVAMTGVGLGFLLSTSPVWMATAVAVIGAVLMELIRWYGRTRGDVALAMLFYGGMAGGVMLINLAPGGSNANLNSYLFGSLSTVSEDDVTAICLLAAFVVLVTVGLRRQLFAVSQDEEFARVTGLPVRALNLLTAITAAVTVTVAMRVVGLLLVSALMVVPVAAAQQLSRSFALTFAIAVAIGVTVTIGGTVTSYYQDVPPGATIVLLTIAAFIVLTATAAPLARRRARALAAAHPAGDPAECAIPASRERDGKVGV
- a CDS encoding Fur family transcriptional regulator; the protein is MTTAGQPVKGRATRQRAAVAAALDEVDEFRSAQDLHDMLKHKGDSVGLTTVYRTLQSLAEAGEVDVLRTSDGESVYRRCSTGEHHHHLVCRVCGKAVEVEGPAVEKWADAIAEEHGYVNVAHTVEIFGTCAECASTSGG
- a CDS encoding trypco2 family protein, with translation MSDGLPLSEVLASLRRELAVAHGQRDPLIPLQVKEIEVELTVEVTKQAAADAGISWLVVAKGSKNSASTHSHKLTLTLDPGFVDSHANRGELLVTPSVLIRDDD